A window of the Flavobacterium sangjuense genome harbors these coding sequences:
- a CDS encoding methylmalonyl-CoA mutase subunit beta, which produces MAENLFDAFEPVSSKQWKQQIQYELKGADYNDTLVWESLEGIKVRPFYHDDESEIKYALKENPKPFEILQNIFVHDIALSNKRALDSLNRGAESIRFAIENENVAIADLMQNLPLKNASYFFYLPFLSIDFVTKINDFAAKNNATCFVQLDPIGQLTRDGNWFENLDKDFEKLNAISAKTTIRFIAIQSGIYQNAGANMVQQLAYTLAHVNEYFNRIKSSNQPITIEVAVGTNYFFEIAKLRALRLLFNTLAKEYSHTFDCHIIVTPTKRNKTLYDYNVNMLRTTTECMSAILGGANCIANLPYDALYHKDNEFGDRIARNQLLVLKHESYFDKVSNPADGAYYIETLTEQLAEKALLLFKEIEEKGGFITQLIEGNIQKKISESAAKEQELFDTGKEVLLGTNKYPNKNDKMKHDLELFPFLKQKPRKTLITPIIEKRLAEKLEQERLAQED; this is translated from the coding sequence GAACTAAAAGGTGCCGATTATAACGACACTTTGGTTTGGGAAAGCCTCGAAGGTATCAAAGTAAGACCATTTTATCACGACGATGAATCGGAAATAAAATATGCTTTAAAGGAAAATCCCAAGCCTTTTGAAATTCTGCAAAACATCTTTGTTCACGATATAGCCTTGTCCAATAAAAGAGCATTAGATAGTTTGAATCGTGGCGCAGAAAGCATTCGTTTTGCCATTGAAAATGAGAATGTTGCAATTGCTGATTTGATGCAGAACTTACCTTTAAAAAACGCATCATATTTTTTTTATTTGCCGTTCCTTTCAATCGATTTCGTAACTAAAATCAATGACTTTGCTGCTAAAAATAACGCAACCTGTTTCGTTCAGCTTGACCCAATTGGGCAACTAACAAGAGACGGAAACTGGTTCGAAAATTTAGACAAAGACTTCGAAAAGCTGAATGCAATTAGTGCTAAAACTACTATTCGTTTTATTGCTATTCAATCAGGTATTTATCAAAACGCCGGTGCCAATATGGTGCAGCAACTCGCCTATACTTTGGCTCATGTCAACGAATATTTTAACCGAATCAAAAGCAGCAACCAACCAATAACTATTGAAGTTGCTGTTGGAACGAATTACTTTTTTGAAATTGCCAAACTTCGTGCGCTGCGTTTATTATTCAACACTTTGGCAAAAGAATACAGTCACACTTTCGATTGCCATATAATAGTTACACCAACAAAACGCAACAAAACACTATACGACTACAATGTCAATATGCTGCGCACCACAACCGAATGCATGAGTGCAATATTGGGTGGAGCCAATTGCATAGCCAATTTGCCATATGATGCATTATATCACAAAGACAACGAATTTGGTGACCGAATTGCGCGTAACCAATTATTGGTGTTAAAACACGAAAGCTATTTTGATAAAGTCAGTAATCCGGCTGATGGTGCTTATTATATCGAAACCTTAACCGAACAACTAGCCGAAAAAGCCTTGTTGCTTTTCAAAGAAATCGAAGAAAAAGGTGGTTTTATTACCCAACTCATCGAAGGAAATATCCAGAAGAAAATTAGCGAAAGTGCTGCTAAAGAGCAGGAACTTTTTGATACCGGAAAAGAAGTTTTATTGGGAACCAACAAATACCCAAACAAAAACGACAAAATGAAACACGATTTGGAATTGTTTCCATTCCTAAAGCAAAAGCCACGAAAAACTTTAATCACACCGATTATTGAAAAGCGTTTAGCCGAAAAATTAGAACAGGAACGTTTAGCTCAGGAAGACTAA